The genome window GTGCCGCTATGGCATGAGTCGGACAAGACAAGTATTCTCACATTTGCTGCAAACTTATGCCAAAGAAGTCTTAGGTGATCGTCCATAAGTTCTGCATCATACAAACACCACGTTTCATCTTCTCGGTCAAACTCATCTCCATCAAGATCAGGTAATTGTCCGCCATGCCCCGAATAAAACAGAACAAACATGTCGCCTTCTTTTAGATTAGTTGCTGCACCGTTGATCGCTGATATTACATTCTCACGCGTCGCCTCATTCCCTATCAACAAATCTCCCGAGTATCCTAAGGATTTAGTGAGCATATGGATGTCTCGTGCATCGTTTTCAGGTGCATTAAGAGCTCCATCCCAACCGTTATAGTGAGCCGGATCAACCTTGTTTAATCCTATACTCAATGAATATGCGCTTGCCATCTGCACTATAAACGGATAGAGCCAGACACAGACCCCTCACAGCGAACACCTCCGCGATCGGCAGTACATCTAACTTCTCCACGAACGTCTCCTTCGTGTTTTGATTTAATAGTTAGGTGACTGAAGATGACTGGACAGACCGATCCGTCGATGTAATTTTTCAAGTCGTCTCCAGTTAAATTTCTAAGATTATCTGAATTGATCGTTAACTGAAACTTTGTTACAGTGAAATTTTCCATTGTTTATAAATTTATAGTTATAGGTAAGTATTAAAATCTCCATGTACCGCCGACTTCAACACGGCATTCACCCCGAGTGTCGCAGGCAACCCTTCCACCAAGTTCCCCACCCTTAGGTATCGCCGCAATAGCCTCAAAAATTATCGGCGAAACATGGTCAGACAAATAGTGATTTAACGCATCGGCGTCAGTACACATTGACAATACCTCATCTTTGATGGAGACATCTAACTTCAAAATTTGAAAATTTTCCATATGCATTGTTTTGGTTTAAGTGATTCAATCTAATTGCTTTCCCCGGGTGGTGGCGCCAAAAGGCCTGCAAGTGCTCCTATTGCTGCCGATGCGATTGCCGTGATTACTGTTGGTATATCATTATCATCATTTACTTTCCCCACGCCGGTTAGAATTATTACCCCAAGTGTGATGACTAAGATGGTTAGGCCGAGGGCACCTACTACGATCCTGTACACCCACGTGTCGGTCTTTAATGGTGATTCTTTTAACTTTTCAACTGCAGTGACCGGATCATCTCGAAACTCCTTCTGTAAGTGCTCATCTTTCACTAGCGTTTTCTTAAATTCGTCGATACTTTTAAATGTCCTTTCCATCGGATCAAGTATTAAATGTTGATAAAAGTCTATTAGCAGGGAGTGTTTCGCTGGCTGATGATTATGTTATCAAAATTAGTATTAGAACAAGCAGAGAAAAAGAGTATATAACCCAAGATCTCCGGTATTTTTCCCGTATCATCTACGGTGAAATTCACAACACAGGAGCTATTTAGGCCTTCTAAGTTGTAGGAATCCCAGCCTGCATTTTCGCTGTTTATCTGCAAAGTATTCTTAATATGCTAGTTTTTAGATGCGTAGATTTTGATAACTTTTGCTTTTCTAGTTAACTCCTCTAAATTCATTAATTCATGATAGTAACAAGGGAAGAGCTGATTATTGCGCTTTCAGAAGCTGCCGAAGTAGAGCATGGGTTACTTGTCCAATATCTGTTTGCGGCGTTTTCAATAGAAAGGAGAGATATCCCAGACCTTTCCCCAAGTCAGCAAATATGTCTGGCACGATGGCAGAAGATTATCTTCGATGTTGCCAGAGAAGAGATGGACCATCTAGCAAAGGTTTGTAATCTATTAGCAGCGATCGGGAGCGCTCCCCAGTTCCTTCGCCCTAATTTCCCCCAAAGTAATACTTCTTTTTTTTTACTGGGCGTAGGAAAGAACAAACATCACCGCTATCCATTCGATTTTGAATTAGAACGATTTAATGACTGCTCATTATATCGATTTATCATCAGCGAGCTTCCAAAAGGTGTTACTTATCTTGCCTTTCCAAATGAAACTGGTATTAGAATTGCTACGGCAAGAGACGGATCTCCGCAACCAATTGTTTACAATCACGTCGGTGAGTTATATTCAATAATTGAAAAAGGATTTATTGATCTTACAAACTTAATAGGTGAAAAAGAACTGTTTATAGGCGGTATTCGGAACCAAGACAATAGTTTAGATTTAGTGAAGGATCTTAATTCTGCTAGAAGAGTCATCAATAGAATTATTGTCGACGGCGAAGGAACACCTGATGACAACAAAGATTCGCACTATGAAAAGTTTATGAGAGTCCGATCTGAGCTTGCAAAGGAACTGAAACAATCCTCGAGTTTTAACCCCTCAAAAAATGTAGCATTGAATCCGCAGACTAGATACAATGGCGACTCGCGAGGAAATGTGACGCTTATTACTCATGGCGTGACCTTAAAACTGGCTGAACTGTTTAATGACATTTATATCACTATGTTGTCAACACTTATTCAATATCACAGCCAAGCTGGTGAAACAGATCGGCAGATTGAAGCTCTGACGCGGATATCCCGAGGAGTAATGAGTACAATGTTAAGGCCTTTGGCAGAGATGTTGACAGAAATGCCCGTTCATGAGGAGCAAACAGATCTCGTGGCTGGCCCTTGCTTTGAAATCTACCATCCCATCCGTTTGTCTCCTGACGTTCAATCCAGATGGAAGATTTTAAAAGAGCGGATAACCCAAGAAATTGGCCTCTGCGAAAGTTTGTTGGATTTTGCAAATACCTACACCGGTTTAAAGAGACTAAATAGCGTGTACGAAAACCTTAAATACCTATTGTTAGACGTTGAAACAGTTTCATAATGCTATGAGCTTTTTGCATTTAAAATTTAGCGGTTGGTTTCAATGCCGTCTTGCCACAACACCGGATCCCCCTGATGATGCACGAGGGACACGCGGTGCGATGAGAGCTTTGCCTGGGGAACCAGATTTCGATAGAATAATTCGGTTTCAAGATACCGGACAATTTCGACGTTCGCATACTCCTCCAATCGCGGTTAAGGTTGACAAGATATTTGGTCCGGCGGGCGCAGTCTTGAGTCACCCATTAATAGATGCGCAAATCAATTTGGAAGACTCGCCCGTTTTCAAAGGTGAGAATGGCATTGTTGCGGGAGAAGCACTTGAACCCATCGTTCCCTTCAAAATATCTGTAACTAAGAATTCCTTAAAATTGACACGAGGTTCAACGCAAGGGCCTCCAAAATATCCATTTGCTAGTTTGAGACCGCACTCATTTGCTTCGGAACCAGGGAAAGTTGCAGAAAGTACGAAGATATACAATTATCCCGAACTGTTAGTTAAAAGAACCCTAGCCCTAGAACAAGAAATTACTGAAACTCTTGAATCACCAAAAGCCGTTGTAATTCAAAGGCGGATAGATATCATCCGACAACTACTTCCTACTCGTTGTGAGGAACTTTTTCAGATGACTCTAACATATCACATTGGTTTAGACGGCTCAATCGAATGCTCAGATCCCAATACAGTAGCAGACATCGATTTCAATGAGAGAAAACAGTGGATTGCGCAATTTTGGATTGGCGGATGGGATTTTGACGTTGCCTGCATGTATATAAATGGCTATTTGAGTATACCTGTTTCTAAATATTGATATGAAGATCGTTCAATCAACTTGGTTTCCCGACAAAAATGATATTTCAGGTCGTTGGAGCAGTGAAAAATCAATGTTGTATAACTTAAACCTAAGTTATATAATGCTAAAAAAGTTCTACTCAGACATTGAGCTGCACACGGATAACATCGGGTATCAAATTTTGGTAAAAGAACTGGGGCTTCAGTATTCAAATGTAGTAATTGATTTGGAGCGACCATCGTTCAGCGAATTGTGCAGCTTTAATATTGAGCCGTACTGGGTGCTTAAGAAGCTGTTTATCTATTCACAACAGCATACGCCCTTCATCCACGTCGATAACGACGTATACCTATTTCGACAGTTCAGCGAAAAGATCACCAAGTCCGCATTATGCGCTCAAAATATTGAGATTAATAGCTACTATACAGATGCACTTGAAACCATTCAACAGAAATTCACCTATGTTCCAAACTGGTTAAAGCAGGCCTCGAAAGATAATTGTCATGCCGTCAACGCGGGAATTATAGGTGGAAACAACTTCCACCTGTTCGGTCTATATTTTCAAGAGGTTGTCGAACTTCTTGAAAGAAACCGCGATAAACTAACTGAAATTTCAGTCGGGAATATGAATATCTTCCTGGAACAATGTATGTTCAAAATCTATGCAGATTATCACGATGCATCATTTGAGTATCAAATTGATTTTGTATATAAAGACAAGTTTAGCTATAACGCCTACAAAATACATGACGCACCAAAGCTCAGCACTTATATCCACGTAATGAGTTGTAAATCTAACTCCACGGTACAAGAAGCGATCGCAAAGACATTGTATTACGAGGACCAGAATGCGTTTACTAAATGTAAATACTTAAGCGAATATCGATTCAAAAAAGATAATAAAGAGAAGATCTCAAATGAGTTACTATTCGGCAACTCTGAAGATCTGAGGCACCACTTTTACCGAACGGAGGCAATAGCTTCCGAAATATCAGAGGATATCAAAATAAATTTTGAAAATCTTGATTCGATCGAGTCATCTGTAAGAAAAAATCAATATTTATTGCCTATAAACTTATATGAACTGATTGTTGATGCATATTATTTCGAATATCAACGCTATAAATTTGCTTTACTCGCTGTCAATAACCCACTTAATTACTACTACGACAACTACGTTAAGGCCAAACGCATGTTAGATAGTTCGGCATTTATGGACTGCACTTACTCTATTCCGGACACTGTAACACTGCTATCGACGCGATGGTTATGGGCCCAAAAAAATGAATTTGCTACTTCTTCGGTGGATGACTTTAAAGACAATGTTAATAAGAGTAGCAATTATTTCGAAACTTTGGTATATTATTATCCCGAACAGGAAAAAATAAAAGAGCAGGAGCTCGATCCTATAAATAGCCTTATCTACGAGTACGCTAGTCATAGTATGACGACAAGATCGATAATTGATAAATTAAGGTTGAACACAACTTCAAATCAGTCTCTCATAGATCTTGAAACAGTGTTTGAATCACGAATAAGATATCTAATTCATCAAGGCGCATTAACTCTAGTTAGCCCAAATTGAGGTGATTAAAATTGCCTCATATCCTCATATATAGAACTCAATACAACAACTATTTCAAACCTAAACGAGCAAGAACATGTCAGGCAGCAACAACGACAACAAAAGGCTTACATCTGCAGACTACGAGTCATCTGAAAAAAAAGCTGACGGTAAACAGCCAGATCTTCATTTCCCTGCAGAGTTCGATATGATTTTAGCCTATCGTGAAAAAATGAAGTTGATTAGCGAGCAACTTAAACAAAGCGATATCAATACTCATCCAACGAACGAGCCTCTCGGCCTTATTTTGGATCACGAAAAAATACAAAAAGTGATGGATCAGAAGGGATTTCATTCCTTAGTTGCCTTCTTTGCCGTTGAAGAATCCAGCAATCCGCTCAGCAAAAACACGCTCGTGATTATGGGAGTAGACCATGAAGCGAATTTACTCCCATATGATCTGGACCATGGACTATTTACCCAAGCTCAGGAAACTTGGTCGACCTCTATCGACAAGGTAGAAGATGAAGTGCGCTTTCAAGAGTTTTTCCGTGTTAACCGAAAATACCACAACGATTAACCTTCTTATGAAACCTTAATTGTTGAAAAGTTCCACGGTTTTCTGATTTTATGTTCATGGAACTGACCAAAATTTTCTATTATTTACTTCTTTTTGTAAGTTTAGCAACGGTGATTTTCAACCGAGCAAGGCTGCCTGTAAGAAATATGAAATTTCTTACAGGCATATTAGCCTGCTCTATTATCACCGAGGTAGTAGTTGATACAATGCGATCTTATACCGGAGAAACATGCTGGATAGTTTTTCACATGTTTCAACCAATTGAGTACACGTTATACGCACTGCTGTTTTATTCGAATGTTAAGAGTAGGAGGCTTCGAACGGCCGTAAAAGTGTCCATTCCAATTTATATAACGGTACTACTAATTTATTATGCGTTTAATTTTAACGCATTATTTGTTCAAAAATATTTCGACTTTGTATTGGAAAGTTTTTTACTGAGTATCTGGGCTGCACTTATCATGCTTGAATTAACAAGTTCGGATGAGCTGATGGATTCAATCTTGCTGCTTCCCATTTTCTGGATTTCGTTTGCAGTTATACTGTACTACTGTGGCAACATCTTTATTATGGGTTTTCGATATTATTTAGATTCTGAATTGCCTGGTGCCGGAAAATTAGTAAGATCAATGGGTCACTACCTCAATTTTGTTTTTTACATCCTACTCATTTTAGCTTTTATATGCCTACCGGTTATGAGGAAGCCGTCTTTACATTGATTTTTGGAACGGCTCTACTTTTATTTTTCGTGGGTATCTTCGTCATTGCTGTATTCAAATCGCAGAGAAAGCAGCTAAAAAATGCACTTGACAAGGATCGAATGCAAAAGATGTTTCAGGAAAATATTTTGAAAGCTCAAATCGAAGTGCAAAACGAGACATTGCAGAATGTTGGACAAAACTTACATGATAATATTGGACAGTTGTTGACTATAGCACGCATATCTCTAAATATGCTTGAGGAAGAGGTTAATTATCCCGTCTCGCCAAGATATAGATTAGATGAGATTGCTGAAATAATTGATCAGACAATTGACGAAGTGCGCTTATTGAGTAAGAGCCTGGATGGAAATGTCGTTAAAAATTTCGGCCTTTTGGAGAGTGTTCAAAATGAAGCCAAGAGAGTTAATAAAACAAAGAAAATTTCAGTCAATCTTAGAACCCTTGGCGATCCATATTCCCTTTCATTTAATACTGAGATTGTATTGTTTAGAGTATTGCAAGAATGCCTCAATAATTCAATCAAACATTCTGGTGCAGGTCAGATTGATTTCACATTTGATTTTACCCCAACTAACCTCAATCTTACTGTTAGTGATAATGGTAAAGGTTTTAATCAGGAAGAAGTTTTACGACGGAAGCTCGACGAATCCGGAGCCGGACTACGAAACATCATGGAACGTATAAGGTTAGTAGGCGGCACAATCGATATTAAGAGTTCATGCGAAGACGGGACTAATATTACAATCGGAATTCAAAGGGAATTAAACAATTGACGTTGGGCTAATTTCTTATTCGTGAAATGCTGCACTTTCTGAACCGCTTAATTAGCCACCGCCAGAATATACTGTAGTTTCACTCTCTCCATGGAAAAATTGTACATGTTCATAGTCTTTCTCGGAAGCTTCCAGAAGAAACCATGCAGGTTTCTGGGTTCATTGTGGCTACCGGTACCGATTAACTCGATTTCTGCGACCAATGTGTTGCTCGCGGGATTTGTTGGATTTTCGTCCGAATGGATTGTAAGCGTTGTAGCGAACCAACCAATTTTGTTCCATATCACGGTAAATAAATCCATAAAAGTAGTTTGTTCTAGACTATACATACTGTCTTATGCACAGTTTGCAAATGCACGCAAAAGTGCTATTATTATATAAAAGGATTGTAGGACATTAATTTACCCAGTAGAATGTTAGAGCAAACCATCATTCTTAAATATCTTTGTTTATGCATTGAACGTTTCAAATATGAAAACTCCAATAGCTATTGTTGATGATCATGAACTAGTGGCCAGGGCATTATCTGGTCTCATTCAAAAATTCGATAATTATGATGTAATCTACGAGGTGTTTAGTGGTGAGGAACTGATGCAACGAATGCGGCTCAATTTCATTCCCGAGATTATTCTGCTCGACGTCAGTATGCCGGATATGGATGGATATCAGGTAGCGCATTGGTTAAGGGAAACCCATCCTGACGTAAAAGTTCTCGCCCTTTCCATGAACGATAAAGAAGATGCTATTGTAAAGATGCTTCGCCACGGAGCCCGCGGCTATCTACTGAAAGGCTGTAAGCCATCTCAGCTTAGGCAAGCATTGGACGCAGTTTGTCAAAAGGGATTTTACTATTCAGATTTCGTAACTAAACAGCTTATAAATAATCTAAATCCGGAGAATAGACAAAATTCCGAATACCTATTGGAGCTAAGCGACAAAGAACTCAAATTTATTCGGCTTTCGTGCAGTGATCTCACCTATCACCAAATTGCGGATAAGATGTCTGTTAGCCCTAGAACTATTGATGGATATCGGGAATCTGTCTTCCAGAAAATGGACGTGAAAAGCCGTGTTGGCATGGTTTTATTTGCTATCAAATTCAAGCTCGTAGACCTTTGACATAGCCCTTCTTGGTTTTCAAACGATATGAGGCTTCTCATAACCCCCGGATAGCTCGCACAAGAAATGGATAGTAACAAAATAGAAGAGTAGTCTTAAACAGTCGAAAATCTAGAGCACGGTTAAGTTAAGGCTTAAAGGATCAAGGAACGGGATATACTTTTGGATTGCAAGAATGCCACTAATGCGAACCTATGGGGTTTTTGAACGGCTGAAGGAGAGTCTTCATCGTAAACTTGCGTTGCAGCTAACTGACTTTTTGAGGTGTTTCGAACCCTCGGAGAAATAGGATTCGAACTAAATAAATCGAAAATAATTGACTTTTCTTTGCCTTTGATCAGTAAGTTTGTAGTTTTGAAGATAACAGGAATTGTTATTTGTTGAATTTCAGCGAGTTATAGTGTTTCTAGGATTGGTTTTTGACTATATATCGTAGATCATGGAATGTCATGATAGAGGTCAGTTAATTATTTGTAAATAAGGTAGTTACATATAAATTCGAATCCCTCTCTAAAAAGTTCGAACAGATCAGCAACTGGCCGGCGAATGGAGAAGCACTATCTGAACAGATCGACTCTTTTCAAGAGAGGTCCCGCGGGTTCTTTGGAGGATCTATTTAGGACGCGAAGTTGGAATATGCCTATCCGTATGTTGAAAAAACAAGGATGTTAGCTATTGCGCCTGCAATACCTGAACGGTATTTGGAATTTGAGGCTTTGCTCGGGATTTGTTTTTGAAAGATTATTCCGAAATAGATGACTATGTGTTTGCCGATTACTAAATTTTAAAAAGGAGATAACCGGCTAAAAGTCGGTTATTCCTTGTACAACAGCTATAATGATTGCAGGTAAAAAGTCAAGATGCAGTAGAGGCGTAATTCATAAATTAGTGAGGAGTTTGGCACCTAAACTAGTTTGCTAACAAACGATTGCAGTTTCACAGAGCTAATTAAGGACTGTATCTAAGACCTGTGGCTGGCAAAGGGCTGCATTTGTAAATAAAGAGGTGATGGATGCCGGCAACTACAGGCTGCATCCCAGCTTTGGCAACATTATGCTCGATAAAAACAATGAGGAGGAAATTTTCAGCGTGCGGTTTCAGAAACCTTTCCGCGAGCATGGCTGGAACGCCATTGGTTAATTCATGTAAAAGCTTCCGGCTGGAATTCAAAGCGCCTAATCAATCCGGTTCATATCCGTTTATTTGTTCATTTCCAGGACATTGGCAGGTAATTCAGGGGTTTTAACAGTAACTTATTCAAATGCGCCATAAGGTGGCTACTGATCATTGCCAACAATGATCAGTAGCCTGCCTACTAGTAAGAACCCAGATAGCTCGATCCTGACTGACCGGTTAATGCGGCTCCCTTGATGACTTCTTTGGTTTTCCAGTTGATCACGTGCAACTTACCCGCTTCGCCGGTTGGTGTCAGCGGAACATATACAAAATCTCCGCTTACCGCAATATTCTGATACTGGCCAAAATCCAACCCAGCTTCGTATTCGTTGCTGATTTTGGTTGCCGTTTTTGCATTCAGGTCAATTAACGCGATGTAACCGCCTTCTCCGGCAATGTTATACAAGACAATGCCGATTCCGTCCTTAATGTATCTCCAAGCCTGGATACGCGTGTCTTTCAGGCTCAAAGCAGCATCCAGATCAAAATGATAGCCATTATCATAATCACTGTTGCCTTTATTGATGCGTAAAATGTCTTTTCCGCCCGTAGCTGTGGCCTGATAAATATTGCCATCATTTCCCACATACTGCGTCATGGTGCGGTAGGAGTGGTTGTTGGTTTTAGAAAGGGTGGAATAGATCAGTTTTGGGTTTTGTAAAGAAGGATAATCCACCACCAGCGTCGTTGTCCCAAGTGTGCGGTTAGCAGCATCGTTGGCCCATACCGGCTCCCCGGCAGTGTTGTAAGACAATTTTTTCGGGTCAATTTTGCTTACGTTACAGCCGATGAATATCTTGGTTTTGTCATCATTCAAAACGGGAACATCAATGCGTCCCACTGCGTAGCCCTGTGCTTCCAGCTCAGCCGGGAAAGGGAAATCGAATTCGGTGGAGTTGGGTACTCTGGCTTCTTTCAGGTCAATGACAGCGATCCTTACTTTTCCCCGGGTGTATTTGAAAACGTGGTTTGGCGCAGCGCCTTCCGTTACGGTCTTGCTTCCGGTTAAATGTACGCCGATTCCGATATCCTCAGCCGCTTTTGTCCAGCGGGGAGAAGTGC of Dyadobacter chenhuakuii contains these proteins:
- a CDS encoding sensor histidine kinase, which codes for MPTGYEEAVFTLIFGTALLLFFVGIFVIAVFKSQRKQLKNALDKDRMQKMFQENILKAQIEVQNETLQNVGQNLHDNIGQLLTIARISLNMLEEEVNYPVSPRYRLDEIAEIIDQTIDEVRLLSKSLDGNVVKNFGLLESVQNEAKRVNKTKKISVNLRTLGDPYSLSFNTEIVLFRVLQECLNNSIKHSGAGQIDFTFDFTPTNLNLTVSDNGKGFNQEEVLRRKLDESGAGLRNIMERIRLVGGTIDIKSSCEDGTNITIGIQRELNN
- a CDS encoding DUF6734 family protein, coding for MKIVQSTWFPDKNDISGRWSSEKSMLYNLNLSYIMLKKFYSDIELHTDNIGYQILVKELGLQYSNVVIDLERPSFSELCSFNIEPYWVLKKLFIYSQQHTPFIHVDNDVYLFRQFSEKITKSALCAQNIEINSYYTDALETIQQKFTYVPNWLKQASKDNCHAVNAGIIGGNNFHLFGLYFQEVVELLERNRDKLTEISVGNMNIFLEQCMFKIYADYHDASFEYQIDFVYKDKFSYNAYKIHDAPKLSTYIHVMSCKSNSTVQEAIAKTLYYEDQNAFTKCKYLSEYRFKKDNKEKISNELLFGNSEDLRHHFYRTEAIASEISEDIKINFENLDSIESSVRKNQYLLPINLYELIVDAYYFEYQRYKFALLAVNNPLNYYYDNYVKAKRMLDSSAFMDCTYSIPDTVTLLSTRWLWAQKNEFATSSVDDFKDNVNKSSNYFETLVYYYPEQEKIKEQELDPINSLIYEYASHSMTTRSIIDKLRLNTTSNQSLIDLETVFESRIRYLIHQGALTLVSPN
- a CDS encoding response regulator transcription factor; this encodes MKTPIAIVDDHELVARALSGLIQKFDNYDVIYEVFSGEELMQRMRLNFIPEIILLDVSMPDMDGYQVAHWLRETHPDVKVLALSMNDKEDAIVKMLRHGARGYLLKGCKPSQLRQALDAVCQKGFYYSDFVTKQLINNLNPENRQNSEYLLELSDKELKFIRLSCSDLTYHQIADKMSVSPRTIDGYRESVFQKMDVKSRVGMVLFAIKFKLVDL
- a CDS encoding ferritin-like protein, translating into MIVTREELIIALSEAAEVEHGLLVQYLFAAFSIERRDIPDLSPSQQICLARWQKIIFDVAREEMDHLAKVCNLLAAIGSAPQFLRPNFPQSNTSFFLLGVGKNKHHRYPFDFELERFNDCSLYRFIISELPKGVTYLAFPNETGIRIATARDGSPQPIVYNHVGELYSIIEKGFIDLTNLIGEKELFIGGIRNQDNSLDLVKDLNSARRVINRIIVDGEGTPDDNKDSHYEKFMRVRSELAKELKQSSSFNPSKNVALNPQTRYNGDSRGNVTLITHGVTLKLAELFNDIYITMLSTLIQYHSQAGETDRQIEALTRISRGVMSTMLRPLAEMLTEMPVHEEQTDLVAGPCFEIYHPIRLSPDVQSRWKILKERITQEIGLCESLLDFANTYTGLKRLNSVYENLKYLLLDVETVS